The following are encoded together in the Nocardioides sp. Arc9.136 genome:
- the allB gene encoding allantoinase AllB has translation MSTGAGTAEQYAAVRARQVLVDAALRPATVTIAAGRVSGIEPFDHPVVGPVLDVAEAAYLLPGAVDTHVHVNEPGRTHWEGFATATRAAHAGGVTTLVDMPLNSLPPTTSVGALHAKQAAAAGQLAVNVAFWGGAVPGNVADLEPLHDAGVLGFKCFLSPSGVEEFPPLDAVGFKTALAEVARLGSLMVVHAEDADVLGAAPHPPSRAYADFLLSRPDEAETAAVRRVLDGARETGARVHVLHLSSARALDLLADARAEGVPVTVETCPHYLCLEAAAIPDAAPEFKCCPPIRDAANRDLLWQGLLDGVVDVVVSDHSPATAEEKHRGDGDLQQAWGGVAGLQVGFTAVAAEAAARGIGIERVAAWMSTGTADLVGLTGKGRIAVGADADLVVHDPTATTDVRAEALAHRNPISAYDGLSLAGRVVATLVRGRPAVDHEHGRMLRRSA, from the coding sequence GTGAGCACCGGGGCCGGCACCGCGGAGCAGTACGCCGCCGTGCGCGCGCGGCAGGTGCTCGTCGACGCCGCGCTCCGGCCGGCCACCGTGACGATCGCCGCGGGCCGGGTCAGCGGGATCGAGCCGTTCGACCACCCGGTCGTCGGCCCGGTGCTCGACGTCGCGGAGGCGGCGTACCTCCTGCCCGGCGCCGTCGACACCCACGTCCACGTCAACGAGCCGGGACGCACCCACTGGGAGGGCTTCGCCACCGCCACGCGGGCGGCGCACGCCGGCGGCGTGACGACGCTCGTCGACATGCCGCTCAACTCGCTGCCGCCGACCACCAGCGTCGGGGCGCTGCACGCCAAGCAGGCCGCGGCGGCGGGGCAGCTCGCCGTGAACGTGGCGTTCTGGGGCGGCGCCGTGCCCGGCAACGTCGCCGACCTGGAGCCGCTCCACGACGCGGGCGTCCTGGGCTTCAAGTGCTTCCTGTCACCCTCCGGCGTGGAGGAGTTCCCGCCGCTGGACGCGGTCGGGTTCAAGACGGCGCTCGCGGAGGTGGCCCGGCTGGGCAGCCTGATGGTCGTCCACGCCGAGGACGCGGACGTCCTCGGCGCCGCGCCGCACCCGCCGAGCCGGGCGTACGCCGACTTCCTGCTCTCCCGGCCCGACGAGGCCGAGACCGCGGCGGTACGTCGCGTGCTGGACGGCGCGCGGGAGACCGGCGCCCGGGTGCACGTGCTGCACCTCTCCAGCGCCCGGGCCCTCGACCTGCTCGCCGACGCGCGCGCGGAGGGCGTCCCGGTCACCGTCGAGACCTGCCCGCACTACCTCTGCCTGGAGGCCGCGGCGATCCCCGACGCGGCGCCGGAGTTCAAGTGCTGCCCGCCGATCCGCGACGCGGCCAACCGCGACCTGCTGTGGCAGGGACTCCTCGACGGCGTCGTCGACGTGGTCGTCTCCGACCACTCCCCCGCGACCGCCGAGGAGAAGCACCGCGGCGACGGCGACCTCCAGCAGGCGTGGGGCGGCGTCGCCGGGCTGCAGGTCGGGTTCACCGCGGTCGCGGCGGAGGCGGCAGCGCGCGGCATCGGGATCGAGCGGGTCGCGGCGTGGATGTCGACCGGCACCGCCGACCTCGTCGGGCTCACCGGCAAGGGGCGGATCGCCGTCGGTGCCGACGCCGACCTGGTCGTCCACGACCCGACCGCCACGACCGACGTCCGCGCCGAGGCGCTGGCGCACCGCAACCCGATCAGCGCCTACGACGGGCTGTCCCTGGCCGGCCGGGTCGTCGCGACCCTGGTGCGCGGCCGCCCGGCGGTCGACCACGAGCACGGCCGGATGCTGCGGAGGAGCGCATGA
- a CDS encoding hydroxyisourate hydrolase, whose protein sequence is MTTLSTHVLDTGAGAPRADLEVVLATGAGAELERARTDADGRIRFATVLDGGHHALTFATATAFHPVVRVDLTVDGAEPHHHVALLLSPFAYTTYKGS, encoded by the coding sequence GTGACCACCCTGTCCACCCACGTGCTCGACACCGGGGCGGGCGCGCCCCGCGCGGACCTCGAGGTCGTCCTCGCCACCGGCGCCGGCGCCGAGCTGGAGCGGGCGCGCACCGACGCCGACGGACGGATCCGGTTCGCGACCGTGCTCGACGGCGGCCACCACGCGCTGACGTTCGCCACCGCGACCGCCTTCCACCCCGTCGTGCGGGTCGACCTCACCGTCGACGGGGCCGAGCCGCACCACCACGTCGCGCTGCTGCTGAGCCCGTTCGCCTACACCACCTACAAGGGGAGCTGA
- a CDS encoding thioesterase family protein, with amino-acid sequence MHEYDAQTAVTPTGDGRYAAELSDGWHVGGGINGGYLLAIIGRAISAHLPTKPHPLSVSAYYLSASVAGPAEVALDVRRDGGSIATVAADLRQGDQTRITALATYGDLTRLGDDVRTTAEEPHLPPVEECVPSSLAPEEVRRAAPLMQRFDMRFHPDHVGWAVGEPGRTGVISAWFRLADGREPDPVSLLLAADALPPVTFDLGMPGWAPTLELTAHVRAVPAPGWLKVRHATRNMAGGMFEEDCEVWDSTGRLVAQSRQLARQPR; translated from the coding sequence ATGCACGAGTACGACGCCCAGACCGCCGTCACGCCCACCGGGGACGGCCGGTACGCCGCCGAGCTGTCCGACGGTTGGCACGTCGGCGGCGGCATCAACGGCGGGTACCTCCTGGCGATCATCGGCCGGGCGATCAGCGCGCACCTGCCCACCAAGCCGCACCCGCTCTCGGTGAGCGCCTACTACCTCTCCGCCTCGGTGGCCGGACCGGCCGAGGTCGCCCTCGACGTCCGCCGCGACGGCGGCAGCATCGCGACCGTCGCCGCCGACCTCCGGCAGGGAGACCAGACGAGGATCACCGCGCTCGCGACGTACGGCGACCTCACCCGGCTCGGCGACGACGTCCGCACCACCGCCGAGGAGCCGCACCTGCCACCGGTCGAGGAGTGCGTGCCCTCCTCGCTGGCGCCCGAGGAGGTACGTCGCGCGGCGCCGCTCATGCAGCGCTTCGACATGCGCTTCCACCCCGACCACGTGGGCTGGGCGGTCGGCGAGCCCGGCCGCACGGGCGTCATCTCCGCCTGGTTCCGGCTCGCCGACGGCCGCGAGCCCGACCCGGTCTCGCTGCTCCTCGCCGCGGACGCCCTCCCGCCGGTCACCTTCGACCTCGGCATGCCCGGCTGGGCGCCGACCCTCGAGCTGACCGCCCACGTCCGCGCCGTGCCCGCGCCCGGCTGGCTCAAGGTCCGCCACGCGACCCGGAACATGGCCGGCGGCATGTTCGAGGAGGACTGCGAGGTGTGGGACTCCACCGGCCGCCTCGTCGCCCAGTCCCGCCAGCTCGCCCGCCAGCCCCGCTGA
- the uraD gene encoding 2-oxo-4-hydroxy-4-carboxy-5-ureidoimidazoline decarboxylase has product MRIEQLNAMDEAGAAEVVRPCADIASWVDAVVANRPYAGVEALVAHAEALTATWTVEEVERALADHPRIGERHAGSGASAEMSRREQSRVGSDAGDEAGVQERIAAGNAAYEERFGRVFLVRAAGRSAGEVLEQLEQRLGNDPATELEVTRAQLAEIAVLRLRGLFS; this is encoded by the coding sequence GTGCGGATCGAGCAGCTGAACGCGATGGACGAGGCCGGGGCGGCCGAGGTGGTGCGGCCCTGCGCCGACATCGCCTCGTGGGTCGACGCGGTCGTCGCGAACCGGCCCTACGCGGGCGTCGAGGCGCTCGTCGCGCACGCGGAGGCGCTGACCGCGACGTGGACGGTCGAGGAGGTCGAGCGGGCCCTCGCCGACCACCCGCGGATCGGTGAGCGGCACGCCGGGAGCGGCGCGAGCGCGGAGATGTCGCGGCGCGAGCAGTCCCGCGTCGGCTCGGACGCCGGGGACGAGGCCGGGGTCCAGGAGCGGATCGCCGCCGGCAACGCGGCGTACGAGGAGCGCTTCGGTCGGGTCTTCCTCGTCCGGGCCGCGGGTCGCAGCGCCGGGGAGGTCCTCGAGCAGCTCGAGCAGCGCCTGGGCAACGACCCGGCCACCGAGCTCGAGGTCACGCGGGCCCAGCTCGCCGAGATCGCCGTGCTGCGGCTGAGGGGGCTGTTCTCGTGA
- a CDS encoding acetamidase/formamidase family protein, which translates to MILQPGAGPIRSSTYLPAAPDTVLWGRLPCAGDAPALSVQPGTEVTFDTVSHEGILEDQGRDPERFFGAHGAGEVLRDAVAIAASDLPRTFGVDGPHVVSRPVRVEGARPGDLLAMTLVEALPRVPYGVISNRHGRGCLAGEYPLEAAACFSAFATVSEDGTHGRLPLRPGEEPRVSFPLAPFLGIMGVAVAGDDRPHSVPPGPHGGNLDINLLTAGSTLYLPVQVDGALAYVGDPHFAQGCGEVSLTAMEASLRATVRLDVVPREEAVRRFGELAGPLAETGEHLVPTGLDEDLDVAVQNCVRAAIALLGAAYGMDPALAYAYLSAATDFEISQVVDVVKGAHARIRKSDFS; encoded by the coding sequence GTGATCCTGCAGCCCGGTGCCGGCCCGATCCGGTCCTCGACGTACCTCCCGGCCGCGCCGGACACCGTCTTGTGGGGACGGCTGCCCTGCGCCGGCGACGCGCCGGCGCTGAGCGTCCAGCCGGGGACGGAGGTCACCTTCGACACCGTCAGCCACGAGGGGATCCTCGAGGACCAGGGTCGCGACCCCGAGCGGTTCTTCGGCGCGCACGGCGCGGGCGAGGTGCTCCGGGACGCGGTGGCGATCGCGGCGAGCGACCTGCCGCGCACCTTCGGCGTGGACGGTCCGCACGTGGTCAGCCGGCCCGTCCGGGTCGAGGGCGCCCGGCCCGGTGACCTGCTGGCGATGACGCTGGTCGAGGCGCTCCCCCGGGTGCCGTACGGCGTCATCTCCAACCGGCACGGGCGGGGGTGCCTGGCCGGTGAGTACCCGCTCGAGGCCGCCGCCTGCTTCTCCGCCTTCGCCACCGTCAGCGAGGACGGGACCCACGGGCGGCTGCCGCTGCGGCCCGGCGAGGAGCCGCGGGTGTCGTTCCCGCTGGCGCCGTTCCTGGGGATCATGGGCGTCGCGGTGGCCGGCGACGACCGGCCGCACTCGGTGCCGCCCGGCCCGCACGGCGGGAACCTCGACATCAACCTGCTGACCGCGGGCTCGACGCTCTACCTGCCGGTGCAGGTCGACGGCGCGCTGGCCTACGTCGGCGACCCGCACTTCGCGCAGGGCTGCGGCGAGGTGTCGCTGACCGCCATGGAGGCCTCGCTGCGGGCGACGGTGCGGCTGGACGTGGTGCCGCGGGAGGAGGCGGTACGCCGCTTCGGCGAGCTGGCCGGGCCGCTGGCCGAGACGGGCGAGCACCTGGTGCCGACCGGGCTCGACGAGGACCTCGACGTGGCCGTGCAGAACTGCGTGCGCGCCGCGATCGCGCTGCTCGGCGCGGCGTACGGCATGGACCCGGCGCTGGCCTACGCCTACCTCAGCGCCGCGACCGACTTCGAGATCTCGCAGGTCGTGGATGTCGTGAAGGGCGCGCACGCGCGGATCCGGAAGAGTGACTTCTCGTGA
- a CDS encoding AtzH-like domain-containing protein: MTDSPTAPSGAAKPVPPGLVEAFRAYERALMDDDLEALDRLFAPGPTTLRGDAAGLLVGHDAISAFRGRRGGAPRRRIVQTHVQTIDDDHALVVAVTELERGGRGQQTQLWARLADGWQVTAAHVAAPAPALDTRVWRVVGDPLVHGSGSGPLAGESVAVKDLYAVAGHRTGAGNPAWLDAAPTARDHADAVARLLAAGADVRGIARTDELAWSLAGTNAHTGAPPNPRAPYRVPGGSTSGSASAVSLGHATIGLGTDTGGSIRVPAAYQGLFGIRTTTGAVPVDGLFPLAPSYDAVGWLTRSVELLVAVGDVLLPPATGGSSGGSSGGFSGGFSAGFSAGDVVVVPGLVDLASPEVAAAVRAVVPAGAGEEHWPMADLPGWLDAFRTVQAWEAWQSHGAWLEGRLHVLGPDVRARFEHARTVTDGQVSAARAVVAEARAAVRSLVGARVLLLPSASSVAPLLGEDMEPVRAATMQLTCLAALAGLPAVSVPTTTAPGAGGLPVGACLVAAPGRDRDLLRLADELVGSPQSRN, encoded by the coding sequence GTGACCGACTCCCCCACGGCGCCCTCCGGCGCGGCCAAGCCCGTCCCGCCCGGCCTCGTCGAGGCCTTCCGGGCTTACGAGCGCGCGCTCATGGACGACGACCTCGAGGCCCTCGACCGGCTCTTCGCGCCCGGCCCCACGACCCTGCGCGGCGACGCGGCGGGGCTGCTCGTCGGGCACGACGCGATCAGCGCCTTCCGCGGGCGGCGCGGCGGCGCGCCCCGGCGGCGGATCGTGCAGACGCACGTGCAGACGATCGACGACGACCACGCGCTCGTGGTCGCGGTCACCGAGCTCGAGCGGGGCGGGCGCGGGCAGCAGACCCAGCTGTGGGCGCGGCTCGCCGACGGCTGGCAGGTCACCGCCGCGCACGTCGCCGCACCCGCGCCCGCGCTCGACACCCGCGTGTGGCGCGTCGTCGGCGACCCCCTCGTGCACGGCTCGGGCTCCGGCCCGCTGGCCGGGGAGTCGGTGGCGGTCAAGGACCTGTACGCCGTCGCCGGCCACCGCACCGGCGCCGGCAACCCGGCCTGGCTCGACGCCGCACCGACCGCCCGCGACCACGCGGACGCGGTGGCCCGCCTCCTCGCCGCGGGCGCCGACGTGCGCGGGATCGCCCGGACCGACGAGCTCGCCTGGTCGCTGGCCGGCACGAACGCGCACACCGGAGCGCCGCCCAACCCGCGCGCGCCGTACCGCGTCCCCGGCGGCTCGACCTCCGGCTCCGCCTCCGCCGTCTCGCTGGGCCACGCCACCATCGGCCTCGGCACCGACACCGGCGGCTCGATCCGGGTGCCGGCGGCGTACCAGGGCCTCTTCGGGATCCGCACCACCACCGGCGCCGTGCCGGTCGACGGACTGTTTCCCCTCGCCCCGTCGTACGACGCCGTCGGCTGGCTGACGCGCTCGGTGGAGCTGCTCGTGGCCGTCGGGGACGTGCTGCTGCCGCCGGCCACGGGCGGGTCCTCGGGCGGGTCCTCGGGCGGGTTCTCGGGCGGGTTCTCGGCCGGGTTCTCGGCCGGCGACGTGGTCGTGGTGCCCGGCCTGGTCGACCTGGCCTCGCCGGAGGTGGCCGCCGCCGTGCGGGCCGTCGTGCCGGCGGGCGCGGGCGAGGAGCACTGGCCGATGGCCGACCTGCCGGGGTGGCTCGACGCGTTCCGGACCGTCCAGGCCTGGGAGGCCTGGCAGTCCCACGGCGCGTGGCTCGAGGGCCGGCTGCACGTGCTGGGGCCGGACGTCCGGGCACGGTTCGAGCACGCCCGGACGGTCACGGACGGCCAGGTGTCGGCCGCGCGGGCGGTCGTGGCCGAGGCTCGTGCGGCGGTCCGGTCGCTGGTCGGCGCGCGGGTGCTGCTGCTCCCGTCCGCCTCCTCGGTCGCCCCGCTGCTCGGCGAGGACATGGAGCCGGTCCGCGCCGCCACCATGCAGCTGACCTGCCTGGCCGCGCTCGCCGGCCTGCCGGCCGTGTCGGTGCCGACCACCACCGCTCCCGGCGCCGGCGGTCTCCCCGTCGGCGCGTGCCTCGTCGCCGCGCCCGGCCGGGACCGGGACCTGCTGCGGCTGGCGGACGAGCTGGTGGGGTCACCGCAATCGCGCAATTGA
- the pucL gene encoding factor-independent urate hydroxylase yields the protein MATGDVVLGENQYGKAECRLVRVDRGVSTGSTSGKHRITDLTVTSQLRGDFAACHTHGDNSQVVATDTQKNTVYAFARDGIGAPEELLLRLAEHFTTGFPWVDGGRWEAQQHSWDRIEVGGEPHDHSFVRTGRETRTTLVQRDGDEVFVLAGLRDLTVLKSTGSEFAGFPRDRYTTLPETDDRILATDVTAWWRYAELPPGSDGSNGFDATYAAVRDLLLETFADLHSLALQQTIFAMGKAVLEAFPGIAEVRLSCPNNHHFLVDLAPFGLDNPGEVFLAADRPYGLIQATVQREGEAREPRAWATVAGFA from the coding sequence ATGGCCACGGGCGACGTCGTCCTCGGGGAGAACCAGTACGGCAAGGCCGAGTGCCGCCTGGTCCGCGTCGACCGAGGGGTCTCGACGGGCTCGACCAGCGGGAAGCACCGGATCACCGACCTCACCGTCACCAGCCAGCTCCGCGGTGACTTCGCGGCCTGCCACACTCACGGCGACAACAGCCAGGTCGTCGCCACCGACACCCAGAAGAACACCGTGTACGCCTTCGCCCGCGACGGCATCGGGGCTCCCGAGGAGCTCCTGCTGCGGCTCGCCGAGCACTTCACGACCGGCTTCCCCTGGGTCGACGGCGGGCGCTGGGAGGCGCAGCAGCACTCCTGGGACCGCATCGAGGTCGGCGGCGAGCCGCACGACCACTCCTTCGTGCGCACCGGGCGCGAGACGCGCACGACGCTGGTGCAGCGCGACGGGGACGAGGTGTTCGTGCTGGCCGGCCTGCGCGACCTGACGGTGCTGAAGTCGACCGGATCGGAGTTCGCCGGCTTCCCCCGCGACCGCTACACGACCCTGCCCGAGACCGACGACCGGATCCTCGCCACCGACGTGACGGCCTGGTGGCGCTACGCCGAGCTGCCGCCGGGGTCGGACGGCTCGAACGGCTTCGACGCGACGTACGCCGCGGTGCGCGACCTGCTGCTCGAGACCTTCGCCGACCTGCACTCGCTCGCGCTGCAGCAGACGATCTTCGCGATGGGCAAGGCCGTCCTCGAGGCGTTCCCCGGCATCGCCGAGGTCCGGCTCTCGTGCCCGAACAACCACCACTTCCTCGTCGACCTCGCACCGTTCGGGCTGGACAACCCCGGCGAGGTCTTCCTCGCCGCGGACCGCCCCTACGGGCTGATCCAGGCGACGGTCCAGCGCGAGGGCGAGGCCCGCGAGCCCCGCGCGTGGGCCACGGTCGCGGGGTTCGCGTGA
- a CDS encoding YidH family protein: MGVYDEGGEPDPRYTLANERTFLAWVRTALAVMAGAVAMDSLGVPDPEWLRRTLVVVLLLLGGGTTVLAYRRWSLVERAMRTGRPLPRFGLGVVMTGAVLVAAVLLAVTLAI, translated from the coding sequence ATGGGCGTGTACGACGAGGGCGGGGAGCCGGACCCGAGGTACACGCTGGCCAACGAGCGCACGTTCCTCGCCTGGGTGCGCACGGCGCTGGCGGTGATGGCGGGGGCGGTGGCCATGGACTCGCTGGGGGTGCCGGACCCCGAGTGGCTCCGCCGCACGCTGGTGGTCGTGCTGCTCCTGCTCGGCGGCGGCACCACGGTGCTCGCCTACCGGCGGTGGTCGCTGGTCGAGCGCGCGATGCGGACCGGGCGGCCGCTGCCGCGGTTCGGGCTGGGCGTGGTGATGACCGGCGCGGTGCTCGTCGCGGCGGTGCTGCTGGCCGTGACGCTCGCGATCTGA